The genomic segment TTGCCATGGCCATGGCCGCGAAAGACCCCGACAGTGCCCGTAGCGCGGATCTGCGCGATCAGCTTTATCTCCGGGCAGGCTATTTGTCTGTGCGCAATCAGGATTACGACAAGGCCACTGACTTCCTTGAGAAAGTCTCTCTGGAGAGCTATTACACCCCCCAGGCCCTGTACCTGCATGGTTTCGCTCTGTCCGAAAAGGGCAATCACCGGGCGGCGATGCAGAGCTGGCACCGTGCCAAGAAATTCCCGCTGGCGTTTCCCGGGGTGGCCGATGCCTGGATCGGAATGGGCCGTGGATACGATCTGGCGGGTTATCCGGGGCAGGCCGGTGAAGCCTGGCTTGCTGCCAGCGCAGCTTACGAAGGGGAGCGGGTAACGCTCGGTAAGCTCGCAGAGCGAATCCGTGCTGAAGGTGCCTACAAGGCGTTGGTGGCAGACGCTCGGGGCGCTGATACCCAATGGTTCCTTGCCGACAGCCGAACGTTGACCCAGCCCCGGCTGGCTTACCTCCTTCGCTTCCTTGAGAGCGCCGAGGGGCAGGCGGCGGTTCGCCGGGTAGCCCGGCTTGATGATCTGGCGTTCTCCCTGGAGAGCAGCAAGCATGATCTCGATGTATTTATCGGCGCCCTGGAAAACAACCATCATGGTGGTGGGGGCAGCCAACTGGCCGCGTTGCAGGAGCAGCAAGACACGTTAACGCGGCAACTTGAACAGCTTACGGATCGCCCATTGAGTGCAAATCACATCGCCCGGCTCCGGCAGCTGCAGCGTTTGCTTCAGTCTGGGGGGCAGCGTCTGTCGTCCTTGCCCCGTCGTGAAGCCGGCAGGCAAGAGCAGTTGCGGGACAACCTTGCCGAGGCCCGGCAATTGCGGGGCGAGATCTCCAGCCTGCAGACTCGTGTGAGCAAAGCCCGCGCCCGGGCTGCTGACTACCTTGATGAAAAGGCGCTGGCCCTGGTCGCTGCTGAACAGCAGCGTATGGCCCACTCCCTGGATAAAACCGAACAACAGATTGCGCACCTCTACGAGTATCTCGCGCTGGAAAACATCGGGGAGGCTGCCCGATGAATCGTCAATTTATGCGCCGGTTGTCGCTCGCTGTCATCCTGATATCTGCAATTCAAGGTGGGAACGTAGCGGCCCAGGAATCCTTCCGTGTGGAACTCGGCAGGGATGGCGAAACCCTGGGCGATATGCGCCCGGTGTTTCTCAAGTTTGAAAGCCGCCCCCTGCCTGCAATTTCGCCGAAAGAAGTGGCTCGTCGCTATCAAAAACTGTTCGAGAAGTCCGACGAACCGGAAGTCCGTATTGATGCGCTGAATCGCCTCAATAACATCCGAGACCGTTCCGGCCAGGATATCGGCTTCTCGGATGAGCAGCAGTCAGCGGTCTATGAAGAGGCTCTGGCCAGCTATGAGAGCATCCTGGCCCGTGGCTCCTTCTCCGGAAAACTCGACGAGTTGCTCTATCAGATGGCCAAAGCCCATGCACTGACTGGACAGCATGAAGAGTCCATCCAGCGACTCAGACAGCTGGTGGGCCTGTACCCTCGCTCATCACTGGTGCCGGAAGCCCGGTTCCGGATTGCCGAAGCTGCCTATAACACCGGCGAGTATCAGGAAGCGGAAACCGGGTATCGGCAGTTGATTGAAGGTGACGGTCACCAGGACCTGGCCATGAAAGCCCGTTACATGCTGGGTTGGAGCCAATTCAAACAGGGGCCCGCGGCCTGGAACCGGTCGGCGGAGACGTTTATGGCATTGCTGGATCAACACCTGCCCAGCGAAGCCACGTTGCTGGATCCGCCGCAGACTGGTTTGGACATGATTGAAGACAGTTTTCGGGTGCTGGCTTTGATGGCCGCCCGGACTGACAACTCTGCGACATTGGCCGCGTGGCTTGGCAACCGAGCGCCAGTGGCCTGGCCGCATCTGCTTTACGACCGGCTGGCAGATTTGCATGCCCTTGAAGGGCGTTTTGATCTGGCCGTTGGCATCAACCAGGCGTTTGCCGGGAACTACCCCGAGCATCCAGCCGCCCCGGATTTCCTCGCCCAGAGTGTGGATTACTGGCGGATGGCAGGCAACACCGTCAAGGCTCGCGAAGCCAGGGCAGACTATGTGGCCCGATACCAATCACAGCCAGAGTATCAAGAGTTGAAGGGCCAACAGCAGGCTCTCTGGCAGGACTATGCGCTCTTCCTCGGGGATTACCATTACGCCGCACAGGATTGGACCAGTGCGGCTGGCTACTATGAAGCACTTGCAGGCCATTCCGGCGACACGGGCAAACTGTTGCATCTGGCCGGCGACGCCCGGTTACAGGCTGGCAATCGTCACAAGGCTCTGGAGAACTATCGCAGCGCCGCTTACGGCGCTCGGGGTTACGGCCAGCCATACGCCGATGCGGCCGAGGCCGGTTGGGCTGCTATCAAGGTGTTGAGATCGACCCTTGAGGAGAGCGCTGCCGGTGCATACCGAGGCGTCTTGGCGGAGTTGTCCAGTGAAGAGCAACAATTCGGCAATACCTTTGCGCAGGACGCCAGGCTTTCAGGTTTGAGGGCTGACCTGGCAAACCGCTGGTACGAGGTTGGTGCCTATGATGAGGCGCTGGCTTATGCGCGCTCGACACTGGTTCTTGAGTCGGCGAATAACGAAGAACGTTATGCCGCCTGGCTGGTGACCGCGCGGGTGCGTCAGAGGACGGGGGAGTACGGGCTGGAAGAGCGGGCCTGGCGACAGGCGCTGATGCTGGTGGGCAGCGCGCCTGATCTGGCCACGACTCAGGATGAACCGGAGCAGATTCGTGAGCAGCTGGCGACGGCCATCTACCGGCAGGGAGAGAAAGCGGCGGCCAGTGGCGACACTGCCGTGGCGGTCGCCCATTTTCAGCGCGTGAATTCCGTTTTACCCGATTCCGAGATTGCCATCCGGGCGCGCTTTGATGCCAGTAATGCATTGCTCAAGGCTGCTGAATGGCAAACGGCCATTAACGAGCTGAACCGTTTCCGGCTCGACTACCCGGCCCATGAGCTCACGGAAGAGGTCAGTGAAAAGCTGGTCTACGCCTACCACGAATCCCGCCAACCTCTGAAAGCAGCCGGTGAACTGATGGCTGCCTCTGAACGTGCGCAAGATCCCTGGCCGCTGAAGCTACGCGCTGCGGCGCTCTACCACCAGGCCGGTGAATTGCCCGAGCGCAATGCCCTGTATGTGGATTGGCTGGCGGTTGCTCCGGATCCAGATGCGGCGGCTGACCATGTGCAGCAGCAAACCATGCGCCAGAGGTTGATTGAATCCGGTGCTGATTCCGTGCGTCAGCAGAAAGCGATGGTCACCCGTGAAGCCGCGAGCCAGTGGCACTCGGAAGAAACCCTGCTGTGGGCCGGCAAGGCGGCGCTGGCCCTGGGTGCTTCGGCGGCTCAGGAATTTGCTGGCATCCGCCTGGAACATCCCCTGGAGCGGGCACTTGAACGCAAGCAAAAGGCAATGGAGCAGGCCCAGGCCTATTTCCTCGAAGCGGAATCCTTTGCCGGAGAAACTGTGGCATCAGAGGTGCTATACCGAAGGGCCGAGCTCTATCGCACCCTGGCGGCAGACTTAATGGCTTCTGAGGTACCGTCAGAACTCAATGAGCTGGAAGCCATGCAATACCAGATGCTTCTGGAAGAAGAAGCCTGGCCGCTGGAAGAGCGGGCAATGGAATTGCATTCCAGAAATCACGGGCGCATTGCCAGCCAGGGTTTTGATGAATGGATTGGTCAGAGCCTGGAGGCGCTGGCCGTCATGCACCCGGGGCGTTACGACCGTGAACTTCGCTGGATGAGCTGGAACATGGAGGAGAACGAAGGTGCTTAGAGGTTTTCACTACGCGCAACGTGCCCTGATCATCTCGGTGCTGGTGGGTTTGACCGCTTGCGCTACTGGCCCCGGCAAAACCCCCGAGCGGGCCGCGGTGCAGCCTGTGCATTCACCGGAACAGGCGAGAGAGTGGGCCATAAAGGGGGTGAACGCCCATGAGAACGGCGACATCCCTGGGGCCATCAAGGCCTGGCAGACCTCGGTGGCCCTGGACCCCAGCGACGCGACAACGGTCAATAACCTGGCGCTTTTGCTGAAACAGCAAAACCGTTTCCGGGACGCGGCCAACCTGCTGGAGCAGGGCGTGGAGGCGGCTCCGGAGGTTGCTCAGCTGCATTACAACCTGGCGGTGATCAGTGAGCTTTATCTGCTGGATCTTGATAAGGCGCTGGTTCATTACCAGCGATACCGGGCGTTGACCGCCGAGGAAGACAAGCTGGTTGCTGGCTGGATCGCCGACCTTGAGCGGAGGCTGCAATGAGCATCGGCCGGAATCTTCTCCGCCTCTGCATTGTTGTGCTGGCCAGTGGTTTTTTCCAGGCGGCCGCCGCCGAAGACCGGGAGCAATCGGCCCTGACAGTGAGCGGTTTGTCTGCCAGCGTGGGGGACGATGACCCCAGGGTGCTTTACATTCTGCCCTGGCAGAACCCGACGCTGCCCAGAAGGCCCAGGGCAGAGCTCAATAGCCAGGCGCCGGAGCTTAACCAACCCCTTTCCCCTCAGGTGCTGGAGAATCATCGCCAGTTCCGGGAATCCCTGAACCCATTGGTCCTGAAGCCAGCCGTGAATGCGGCCGGTCCGGGCCAACCGTGACCCTGCAGTAAACGGAGACAAAGGCATGCTCGATACCATCATTCGATTCTTTCAGGACGGCGGTCCATTTATGTACCCCATTGCCATTGTGTTGGCGTTGGGGCTGGCGATCACCCTTGAGCGGTTTCTGTATCTGGGGTCGGTGCGGCGGCGAAATCGTCTGGCGTTTGAGCGCGGTATTCTGCCCGCGCTGCAAAAACGGGACTACCAGCGCGCCATGAAGGCGGCAGCCAGTTCCGACAGTGCCATTGCCTCGGTGCTCGGGGCGGGTATTTCCCGGTTGTTGAATAACAGCCGACGTGAAGATATCGAATACGCCATGGAAGAAGGTTTGATGGAAGTACTGCCGCGCCTGGAAAAGCGCACTCAGTACCTGGCAACCCTGGCCAATGTGGCCACTCTTTTGGGCCTGCTTGGCACCATCATTGGCTTGATCGCGGCGTTCACCGCCGTTGCCGCAGCCGATCCCGCCGAGAAGGCCACCCTGTTGTCGGAAAGCATCTCGGTAGCCATGAACACCACCGCGTTTGGCCTGATATCCGCCATTCCCTTGCTGTTGTTCCATGCCCTGTTGCAAACCCGCACCAATGAAATCGTGGACAGCTTCGAGATGGCCGGGGTCAAGCTGTTGAATATGGTGTCAGATCCCGACGTTGGCAGGGTAGCCGCCTGATGCACCTCGTGTTTCAGCCAGTGTAAACAGGAGTATGGCGATATGAGACGCAGACATCGCAGGCTGACGGCTCAGGCGGATCTGGACATTACCGCGTTTCTGAACCTGATGATTGTGCTGGTACCGGTGTTGTTGCTGGGCATGGTATTCACCCAGATCCGCATGATAGAGCTGAATTTTCCCGGGATGGAAGCCGGGCAGGCGCCAGCCTCTGAAAATTTCCGGCTGGTGGTTACTGTTATTCCGGGTGGCCTGGAAGTGGCCGACAGTGAGCGTGGGCTGATTGAAGTGCTTCCGGTCAAGGATGGGGGCCAGGACTACCAGGGGCTCAGCACTGTTCTCCAGCAGATCAAGGCCCGTATGCCCGAAAAGACCGACGTAACCCTGGAAGTAGGCCCGGATGTGGATTATCAGACACTGGTAACCGTTATGGACACAGTCCGCTCTTACCCGGCAGTCGTTGCTGCCAGCGTAGTGGAGGCTGAGTTGTTCCCCGATGTGTCCCTGATGGATGCAGGCGAAGATCGCGCCCTGGCTCAGCGTGCCCCGGAAGCAGGCGGAGGTGGAGTATGAAGGCATCACGCCGCGCTCGTCTGCGCCAACGCCATTACGGCAGGATGCACAAGGCCGGTGGCCTGAACCTGGTGTCGCTGATGGATATCTTCACCATTCTGGTGTTCTTTCTGATGGTGAATTCCTCCGATGTGAAGGTCATGCAGAATACGGCAGACGTGCCTTTGCCCACGTCGACGGCGGAGAAAGAAGCCGTGGAGAATCTGACCGTGCAGATCAGTGGCCGGTCTATTCTGGTTCAGGGCCGGGAAGTGGCAAGGCTGGACAGTATTGAGGCCTCGGACACCCACATAGCGGGATTGTCTGAAGAGCTGGCGTATCGCCGGGGCCGTTGGGCGGAAGTGCCAGACCAGGGCCTGGAAGTCACCATCATGGCGGGGAAGGAGACCGACTACCGGTTACTGCGCAAGATCATGCAAACCTGCGTGGACGAGGATTTCCGACAGGTACGGCTGGCGGTAGAGGCGGAGGTGCGCAATGGCTGAACGCAAGCCAAGCACACAAATTTCCCGCCTTCCCTGGAGCAGTGATGGACGGGAGAGCGCGCGTTTCGGTGTGATACTTGCGGTCATGCTTGCGCTGTTTCTGTTGCCGGCCATGATTATTCCCACTCTGCAAATCCCTGAACCGGAACGGTCGGAAGCAGAGCGCATTCCGCCGCGGTTGGCGCAGTTGGTGGAGGCACCAAAACCCGTTGTAGTTGAGGTGCCAGAGCCTGAGCCAGAGCCAGAGCCAGAGCCTGAACCCGAGCGTGCAGAGGCCGAACCCGTTGTGGCCGACCCGGAACCCCGTCCGGAACCCAGGGTATCGGCACCCCCGGAGCAGACGGCCGAGCAGGCCCGGGAAAATGCCGCACGTTCTGGTTTGTTTGCCATGAAAGACCGGCTTGCGGCACTGAAGGCGCCCGAGCCGTTAGCCCGGCCCGAGAACCGGACCGCCAACGTTGGTGATGTACAGGCAGAGGTGCAGCAATCGCAAGACGACCGCTCCAGGGTGTTAGCCGGCAGTGGCGGCGTCCAGAGCCGTGAGGGGCCAGCCCGGGAAGTGGCGCTCGCAGAGCAGACGGTGCAAGCCGTCTCTGCGCCTAAGGAAGACGTAGCGGTTGCCCCGGCGACCCAAGGCAGGCCCTCGGTAGGTGAGCGGGCCATGAGCAATATACGGCAGGTGTTCGATACCCAGAAAAGTGTGCTTTATGCCCTTTACCAGCGGGAACTGCGACAGGACCCGACGCTTGAAGGAAAGGTCACATTGGAGTTGGTGATAGAGCCGGATGGCTCAGTATCTGCCTGCCAGGTCGTCAGCTCTGAGCTGGGTAACCCGGCCCTGGAGCAACGCATTGCCATGCGGGTACAGATGTTCAACTTTGGCGCAGACAATGTCGAAACCCGGAAGGTTCGGTTCCCGATTGATTTCCTCCCGGGCTGACAGAATCCGACCTCAGCTTTCGATAGTAATTTTCGGCAGGCGTGGCTTTTGCAGTGAGATTTTCTCGGTGGGGGCGATGACTTTCGCCTCGCCGGTAACCACCTGGCTGTCATTCTGATTGCGCACATCGCACTGGAGTACCACGCGATTCTTCGGTTCTTTGCGCAGTACGGTGAGGGTGACGGTCAGGGTGTCGTCCAGTTTGACCGGGCGCTTGAACGACAGGCTCTGCTCAAGGTAAATGGTGCCGGGGCCGGGCATGACCGTGGCCAGTGCGGCAGAAATCAGAGAGCCACTCCACATTCCATGGGCAATGCGCTCCTTGAACATGGACTCCGCGGCAAACTCGGAGTCCAGGTGTACCGGGTTCACATCGCCTGAAACCGCAGCAAACAATACCAGCTCATCTTCGGTCAGTGTCCGGGTGAAGGTGGCAGAATCGCCCTCGTTCAATTCGTCATAGGTAATATTTTCAAGGGTATCCAGGGTGTCGCTCATCACAGACTCCGGTGACGGAAGAAGTGTTTGAAAGGGGTATACAGTTGTACCGTTTAACGCTTTGAAAACTACCTCATCGTTAACAAAACTGCTATTCTCTCCCGACTTTTTAAGGCTGAGACTTTTGTCGGGTTGATTTTTTGACCAGCTCGGCCTTGGCAAAACATTACAATCAGGGAGTTTCTGAACCCATCCGGTTGCTCCCCAATAGCGCCAATCAGACAGGAGATGGTGATGGATTTTGAGCAGTTCTATCAAGACAAGTACCCCGCCGGCATTCCCCGTGAGGTAGATCTCAAGAAATACAAAAACATGGTGGATGTATTTGAGCAGGCTGTTAAGAAGTTTGCAGACAAGCCTGCGTTCACTGCGGTTGGCGTCACCCTGACATACCGGGATCTTGATACTCAGAGCCGTAATTTTGCGGCCTGGCTGCAGAACAAAACCGATCTCAAACCGGGTGATCGCATTGCGGTGCAAATGCCCAACATTACCCAGTACCCGGTGATTGTCTTCGGTGCCATGCGTGCTGGCCTGATCGTGGTTAACACCAACCCGCTGTATACCACCCGTGAAATGGAACACCAGTTCAACGATTCCGGTGCCAAGGCGCTGGTGGTGCTGGCCAACATGGCAGACAACGCGGAAAAAGTGCTGCCCCATACCGGCATTGAGCACGTGATCGTGACTGAAATTGCCGATATGCATTCACCCATCAAGCGTACCTTGATGAACGCTGTGGTGAAGCACGTCAAGAAGATGGTTCCGTCTTACAACCTGCCGACTGCCCACAAACTGCCGGCGGTGCTCAGTGCCGGTGCCCGTGAGAAGTTCACTCCGGTTGACATCAATCTGGACGACCTGGCTGTACTGCAGTACACCGGTGGCACTACGGGTGTCGCCAAGGGCGCGATGCTGACCCACGCTAATCTGGTGGCCAACCTGTCCCAGGTGCGCCCGATGATGGAAGACCAGGTAGAAGAGGGCAAGGAAGTGGTGATTGCACCGCTCCCGCTGTACCACATCTACTCGTTTACCCTGAACTGCGGCATCATGCTGGAAGCCGGCGCCCACAACGTTCTGATCCCGAACCCGCGCGATATTCCGGGCTTCGTGAAGGAAATGCAGAAGCAGAAGTTCTCTGCTTTCATTGGCCTGAACACCCTGTTCGTGGCCCTATGTAACAACGAGGACTTCCAGGATCTGGATTTCTCCGGCCTGAAGCTGACGGCTTCTGGTGGTATGGCGCTGACCAGCGATACCGCAAAAATGTGGGAGCGGGTGACCGGTTGTGAAATCAGTGAAGGTTACGGCATGACTGAAACCTCTCCGGTGGTTACCTTCAACCCCCGCAGCGCTATCCAGATCGGCACCATCGGCCTGCCGATCCCGTCCACCGTGGTTAAAACCATCGACGACGACGGCAACGAGACACCCATCGGTGAGCCCGGGGAACTGTGTGTGAAAGGCCCGCAGGTGATGCGTGGTTACTGGCAGCGCCCGGAAGACACCCAGAAGTCCTTCACTGACGATGGCTTCCTGAAAACCGGTGACGTGGCACTGATCCAGGAAGATGGCTACATCCGCATTGTTGATCGCAAGAAAGACATGATCATTGTCTCTGGCTTCAACGTGTTCCCGAACGAGATTGAAGACGTGGTAACCAGCCATCCGAAGGTGGTTGAGTGCGCCGCTGTAGGTATCCCGGACGCCAAGAGCGGCGAGGCCGTCAAGGTCTACGTGGTGCCCACGAAAGACGGTGTCACCGCAAACGAACTCAAAGAGTTCTGCCGCGAGCGCCTGACCGCCTACAAAGTGCCCAAGCACTTCGAGTTCAGGGATGAGCTGCCCAAGAGTAACGTGGGCAAGATTCTGCGCCGTGAACTGCGGGACGAAGCCAACGCCAAGTAAACGGCGATTGGTGCAACCGCGAGATTGCACTGCTTCCCACAAAGACCCTGCTCAGGCAGGGTCTTTGTGTTTCTACCGTTTGGATTTCCCGCTAGACTGTGGCGCCTTGTGATGCATCCATCAATCCATGAGTCTGTTGCCGTTCAATGACTGACAAAACAACGCCCGATAACGACCAATCCACGGCTGCCAATCCTCAGGCGGCAGTGAAGGCCTTGATGAGCCAGCTGGATGTCTGCAACCAGCAGGAGGCGGCGCGCATTATCCGCAGGGTGGGCCGAACCAAGGGCAAGCCGGACCAGAAAGACCTGGAACAGATGGCGAACTGGTTGGAGCAGGGGCTTGAGAAGGTGCGCCAGCGTCAGGCGCTGCACCGCTCCGCGAGTTTTCCGCCGGGACTACCGGTCAGTGACCGGGTGGACGACATCAGCGAGGCCATCCGTCATCATCAGGTGGTGATCATCGCCGGCGAAACCGGCTCCGGTAAAACCACACAGATACCGAAAATCTGCCTGAACCATGGCCGTGGCGTTCGTGGGCTGATTGGCCACACCCAACCGCGCCGGATTGCCGCACGCAGTGTCGCCGCCCGTATCGCCGAAGAGCTTGGTGAACAGGTTGGCCAGCAGATCGGTTACCAGGTGCGCTTTACCGATAACACCTCGGAGGCGTCCCGGGTCAAGGTCATGACCGATGGTATTCTGCTGGCGGAAATCCAGCACGATCGCTTCCTGGATCGTTATGACACGCTGATTATCGATGAGGCCCATGAACGAAGCCTGAATATCGATTTCCTGCTCGGGTACCTCAAGCAACTGTTACCGAAACGGCCGGATCTGAAAGTCATCATTACCTCCGCCACCATTGAGGTTGATCGCTTCAGCGAGTTCTTCGATAAAGCACCGGTTATTGAGGTCAGCGGCCGAACCTATCCGGTAGATGTGCGCTACCGGCCCCTGACCGGCGATGAAGACGACCGGGACCAGGGCTGGACCGACGGTGTACTGTCGGCCATTGAGGAGATCGAACAGCACGAACGCAAGGAGAAGCAGCCCCCAGGAGATGTGCTGGTGTTCCTGCCGGGTGAGCGGGAAATACGGGCCCTCAGTAAAGTGCTACGGCATGCGGAGCTGCGACACACCGAAGTATTGCCGTTATATTCCCGGCTCAGTAACCAGGAACAGAACCGGGTTTTTCAGGCCCATAAAGGCCGGCGGCTTGTGTTGTCCACCAACGTGGCGGAAACCTCGCTGACGGTACCCGGCATTCGTTACGTGATCGATACCGGGGTTGCGCGAATCAGCCGTTACAGCGTTCGCTCCAAGATTCAGCGCTTGCCGATCGAGCCAATCTCCCAGGCCAGCGCCAACCAGCGGGCGGGCCGTTGCGGGCGGGTGGCGCCGGGTATCTGTTTCCGGTTGTATGATGAAACCGATTTTCTCAACCGCCCCGAGTATACCGACCCGGAAATCCTGAGAACCAATCTGGCCTCGGTCATCCTGCAAATGGCTACCTCGGGCCTGGGCGACATCCAGAATTTCCCGTTTCTGGAAGCGCCGGATCGCCGCCAGGTGAACGATGGCTACAAACTGCTGGAAGAGCTGGGTGCTGTTGACGACAAACGCAGGGTGAGCCGTCTTGGTCGCACCATGGCACGCCTGCCACTGGACCCGCGCCTGGCCCGGATGCTGGTGACGGCGGCAGAGCAGGGCAGCCTGAGCGAAGTGCTGATTGTAATTGCCGGCCTCAGCGTTCAGG from the Marinobacter sp. LQ44 genome contains:
- a CDS encoding tetratricopeptide repeat protein, which gives rise to MTGPVRTVHCAARALLVLFTLAVPQAGASESVPTELAAGVTRFALDTGNIAQAIPLAGQVKGDSADYLSARVLLASGQTSEAKPLLERVFSSNVHRADAALELARLAEAESNQVEAVQWYQEAARTGFGEVRQRALLNLAETQRQQGKTDRAGQYLASMDNGYWAAVGYMNLAGDFARDDLDPSRALVSLRVAMAMAAKDPDSARSADLRDQLYLRAGYLSVRNQDYDKATDFLEKVSLESYYTPQALYLHGFALSEKGNHRAAMQSWHRAKKFPLAFPGVADAWIGMGRGYDLAGYPGQAGEAWLAASAAYEGERVTLGKLAERIRAEGAYKALVADARGADTQWFLADSRTLTQPRLAYLLRFLESAEGQAAVRRVARLDDLAFSLESSKHDLDVFIGALENNHHGGGGSQLAALQEQQDTLTRQLEQLTDRPLSANHIARLRQLQRLLQSGGQRLSSLPRREAGRQEQLRDNLAEARQLRGEISSLQTRVSKARARAADYLDEKALALVAAEQQRMAHSLDKTEQQIAHLYEYLALENIGEAAR
- the bamD gene encoding outer membrane protein assembly factor BamD gives rise to the protein MNRQFMRRLSLAVILISAIQGGNVAAQESFRVELGRDGETLGDMRPVFLKFESRPLPAISPKEVARRYQKLFEKSDEPEVRIDALNRLNNIRDRSGQDIGFSDEQQSAVYEEALASYESILARGSFSGKLDELLYQMAKAHALTGQHEESIQRLRQLVGLYPRSSLVPEARFRIAEAAYNTGEYQEAETGYRQLIEGDGHQDLAMKARYMLGWSQFKQGPAAWNRSAETFMALLDQHLPSEATLLDPPQTGLDMIEDSFRVLALMAARTDNSATLAAWLGNRAPVAWPHLLYDRLADLHALEGRFDLAVGINQAFAGNYPEHPAAPDFLAQSVDYWRMAGNTVKAREARADYVARYQSQPEYQELKGQQQALWQDYALFLGDYHYAAQDWTSAAGYYEALAGHSGDTGKLLHLAGDARLQAGNRHKALENYRSAAYGARGYGQPYADAAEAGWAAIKVLRSTLEESAAGAYRGVLAELSSEEQQFGNTFAQDARLSGLRADLANRWYEVGAYDEALAYARSTLVLESANNEERYAAWLVTARVRQRTGEYGLEERAWRQALMLVGSAPDLATTQDEPEQIREQLATAIYRQGEKAAASGDTAVAVAHFQRVNSVLPDSEIAIRARFDASNALLKAAEWQTAINELNRFRLDYPAHELTEEVSEKLVYAYHESRQPLKAAGELMAASERAQDPWPLKLRAAALYHQAGELPERNALYVDWLAVAPDPDAAADHVQQQTMRQRLIESGADSVRQQKAMVTREAASQWHSEETLLWAGKAALALGASAAQEFAGIRLEHPLERALERKQKAMEQAQAYFLEAESFAGETVASEVLYRRAELYRTLAADLMASEVPSELNELEAMQYQMLLEEEAWPLEERAMELHSRNHGRIASQGFDEWIGQSLEALAVMHPGRYDRELRWMSWNMEENEGA
- a CDS encoding tetratricopeptide repeat protein, producing MLRGFHYAQRALIISVLVGLTACATGPGKTPERAAVQPVHSPEQAREWAIKGVNAHENGDIPGAIKAWQTSVALDPSDATTVNNLALLLKQQNRFRDAANLLEQGVEAAPEVAQLHYNLAVISELYLLDLDKALVHYQRYRALTAEEDKLVAGWIADLERRLQ
- a CDS encoding MotA/TolQ/ExbB proton channel family protein, translated to MLDTIIRFFQDGGPFMYPIAIVLALGLAITLERFLYLGSVRRRNRLAFERGILPALQKRDYQRAMKAAASSDSAIASVLGAGISRLLNNSRREDIEYAMEEGLMEVLPRLEKRTQYLATLANVATLLGLLGTIIGLIAAFTAVAAADPAEKATLLSESISVAMNTTAFGLISAIPLLLFHALLQTRTNEIVDSFEMAGVKLLNMVSDPDVGRVAA
- a CDS encoding ExbD/TolR family protein; translation: MRRRHRRLTAQADLDITAFLNLMIVLVPVLLLGMVFTQIRMIELNFPGMEAGQAPASENFRLVVTVIPGGLEVADSERGLIEVLPVKDGGQDYQGLSTVLQQIKARMPEKTDVTLEVGPDVDYQTLVTVMDTVRSYPAVVAASVVEAELFPDVSLMDAGEDRALAQRAPEAGGGGV
- a CDS encoding ExbD/TolR family protein; translated protein: MKASRRARLRQRHYGRMHKAGGLNLVSLMDIFTILVFFLMVNSSDVKVMQNTADVPLPTSTAEKEAVENLTVQISGRSILVQGREVARLDSIEASDTHIAGLSEELAYRRGRWAEVPDQGLEVTIMAGKETDYRLLRKIMQTCVDEDFRQVRLAVEAEVRNG
- a CDS encoding AgmX/PglI C-terminal domain-containing protein → MAERKPSTQISRLPWSSDGRESARFGVILAVMLALFLLPAMIIPTLQIPEPERSEAERIPPRLAQLVEAPKPVVVEVPEPEPEPEPEPEPERAEAEPVVADPEPRPEPRVSAPPEQTAEQARENAARSGLFAMKDRLAALKAPEPLARPENRTANVGDVQAEVQQSQDDRSRVLAGSGGVQSREGPAREVALAEQTVQAVSAPKEDVAVAPATQGRPSVGERAMSNIRQVFDTQKSVLYALYQRELRQDPTLEGKVTLELVIEPDGSVSACQVVSSELGNPALEQRIAMRVQMFNFGADNVETRKVRFPIDFLPG
- a CDS encoding MaoC/PaaZ C-terminal domain-containing protein; the protein is MSDTLDTLENITYDELNEGDSATFTRTLTEDELVLFAAVSGDVNPVHLDSEFAAESMFKERIAHGMWSGSLISAALATVMPGPGTIYLEQSLSFKRPVKLDDTLTVTLTVLRKEPKNRVVLQCDVRNQNDSQVVTGEAKVIAPTEKISLQKPRLPKITIES
- a CDS encoding long-chain fatty acid--CoA ligase yields the protein MDFEQFYQDKYPAGIPREVDLKKYKNMVDVFEQAVKKFADKPAFTAVGVTLTYRDLDTQSRNFAAWLQNKTDLKPGDRIAVQMPNITQYPVIVFGAMRAGLIVVNTNPLYTTREMEHQFNDSGAKALVVLANMADNAEKVLPHTGIEHVIVTEIADMHSPIKRTLMNAVVKHVKKMVPSYNLPTAHKLPAVLSAGAREKFTPVDINLDDLAVLQYTGGTTGVAKGAMLTHANLVANLSQVRPMMEDQVEEGKEVVIAPLPLYHIYSFTLNCGIMLEAGAHNVLIPNPRDIPGFVKEMQKQKFSAFIGLNTLFVALCNNEDFQDLDFSGLKLTASGGMALTSDTAKMWERVTGCEISEGYGMTETSPVVTFNPRSAIQIGTIGLPIPSTVVKTIDDDGNETPIGEPGELCVKGPQVMRGYWQRPEDTQKSFTDDGFLKTGDVALIQEDGYIRIVDRKKDMIIVSGFNVFPNEIEDVVTSHPKVVECAAVGIPDAKSGEAVKVYVVPTKDGVTANELKEFCRERLTAYKVPKHFEFRDELPKSNVGKILRRELRDEANAK